One Ignavibacteriales bacterium genomic window, CATCTCCAGCACATCTGAAATTGATTTCCCTTTGTATTTTATCTCAAGCGTTTCCCTGTTATATCTTTTACCTTCACACACATCGCACTTTACGTATACATTTGGCAGGAAATTCATTTCTATCTTTTGCAGTCCTGCTCCCTCGCATGCATCACACCTCCCGCCCTTCACGTTAAACGAAAACCTTCCTATCTTATATCCGCGTATTTTCGATTCCGGCAGTGAAGCAAATATGTCTCTTATATGTGTGAATAGTCCCGTATATGTCGCGGGGTTACTTCGTGGCGTACGTCCTATTGGAGATTGGTCTATTTCTATTACCTTGTCCAGTATCCTCTCGTTTTTCGCTCCCACTTTCTTTGAAAACCCTTCTATGGATTTATATGGCAGGGGAGTTTCCGGCGATTTGTAAAATTTTCTCGATAATATTCTATAAAGTGTATCGTTGATGAGTGTGGATTTCCCTGAACCGCTCACACCTGTGATAGCTATGAATTTCCCTAACGGCAGTTTAAGATTGACACTCTTTAGGTTATTGCCTTCTGCTCCCTTTAGAGTCAGATAATTCCCGTTCCCTTCACGCCTCTCTTCCGGTACGTGAATTGTTTTTTTCCCAGTAAGATATTCTGCAGTTATTGATGATCCGTTTAGCTTGCCCGGAGGTCCGAATGAAACCACTTCTCCCCCGTGTTCGCCCGCTCTCGGTCCCAGATCCACCACAAAATCCGATGCCTCTATCATTTCTCTGTCATGCTCTACCACGATTATCGAATTTCCTATATCCCTTAGATTCTTTAGCGAATTTATGAGCTTAATATTATCCCGCTGGTGAAGCCCGATTGACGGTTCATCCAGTATATAAAGCACACCCGTCAGCTGTGAACCTATCTGCGTTGCAAGTCTTATCCTTTGTGCCTCTCCCCCCGATAGCGTTTTCGCGCTCCTGTCCAGCGAGAGATAGTCTAGACCCACGTTTAATAAAAAATCCAGCCTTGTCTTTATCTCTTTTAGTATCTGCTCGGCGATTATCTTCTTATTATCCTCGAATTCCAGCGTATTGAAGAACTCCCTGCATTTTGATATGGTCATCTTCGATATGTCGTGTATGTTCTTATCATCTACTTTTACCCATAGTGCGTCCTCTTTTAGGCGTCCGCCCTTACAGATAGGACATGTTTTTACTGTCATGAAGCTCTCTGCCCAGTTGCGAATATACTCAGATGCAGACTCCTGCTCGAAATGTGTTATGTAGTTGATTAGTCCGTTAAACTTGTGATTGTAAACACCCGATTTACCCGTGGACCGTTTATATGTATACTTTATCTTGCCCTTTGTCCCAAAAAGCAGGTCATCTATTAGCTCATCCGAAAACTTTTCTATCGGAGTATTAATATCGGCTCCGTGATTCTCTATAACTCCTATTATTATCGATGAAAGCCAGTTTGCCTTCGGTTTACCCAGTGGCGCTATACCACCCTTTGCTACCGACAAAGATTTGTCCGGGAATATCTTGCTTACGTCTATCTCCGTCTTTTCACCCAGTCCATAGCAGTTATTACACCATCCGTATGGGGAATTGAATGAAAATGAGTTCGGTGCCGGTTCCGAAAAGCTTCTTCCCGTTTCAGGATCCGATAACTTCTCATTGTACAGCTTATCTTCCTTCCCGTCGTTTACTATCACGATTCCATCGCCGTATCTCAGTGCTGTTTCCAGCGAATCGTATATCCTGGATTTCGACTTTGCGTTTACCTGCACTCTGTCCACTACTATCTCTATATCATGTATCTTAAACCTTGCCACCTGCATCTTTGGCTTAATGTCCATTACTTCACCGTCCACTCTCACCTTTGTAAATCCGTCCGAACCTATCTCCTCGAATAGCTCCCTGTAATGTCCCTTACGCCCTTTTACGATCGGCGAAAGGATGGATATCTTTGCGTTTGGTTTATCCCTGTATA contains:
- the uvrA gene encoding excinuclease ABC subunit UvrA, producing MDRIVVKGARVHNLKNIDVDLPRDSLIVFTGLSGSGKSSLAFDTIYAEGQRRFMETLSAYARQFIGGIERPDVDKIEGLSPSISIEQKTISHNPRSTVGTVTEIYDFFRLLFARCGTQYSPDTGKAVTRQTLDQIIENIYRDKPNAKISILSPIVKGRKGHYRELFEEIGSDGFTKVRVDGEVMDIKPKMQVARFKIHDIEIVVDRVQVNAKSKSRIYDSLETALRYGDGIVIVNDGKEDKLYNEKLSDPETGRSFSEPAPNSFSFNSPYGWCNNCYGLGEKTEIDVSKIFPDKSLSVAKGGIAPLGKPKANWLSSIIIGVIENHGADINTPIEKFSDELIDDLLFGTKGKIKYTYKRSTGKSGVYNHKFNGLINYITHFEQESASEYIRNWAESFMTVKTCPICKGGRLKEDALWVKVDDKNIHDISKMTISKCREFFNTLEFEDNKKIIAEQILKEIKTRLDFLLNVGLDYLSLDRSAKTLSGGEAQRIRLATQIGSQLTGVLYILDEPSIGLHQRDNIKLINSLKNLRDIGNSIIVVEHDREMIEASDFVVDLGPRAGEHGGEVVSFGPPGKLNGSSITAEYLTGKKTIHVPEERREGNGNYLTLKGAEGNNLKSVNLKLPLGKFIAITGVSGSGKSTLINDTLYRILSRKFYKSPETPLPYKSIEGFSKKVGAKNERILDKVIEIDQSPIGRTPRSNPATYTGLFTHIRDIFASLPESKIRGYKIGRFSFNVKGGRCDACEGAGLQKIEMNFLPNVYVKCDVCEGKRYNRETLEIKYKGKSISDVLEMTVEEAVEFFQHIPSLSRKLKTLHDVGLGYIHLGQQATTLSGGEAQRVKLSSELSKVQTGKTIYILDEPTTGLHFEDIKMLLNVLNKLVDKGNTVIVIEHNLDVIKCADWIVDLGPEGGDKGGEIIAEGTPEDLVKKFANKSYTANFLKEELSRK